The genomic stretch CCTCTACAATAGGCTATCAATTTTACGATCGGTATTGTTTATTTTAGACACAATTTATAGTAGCCACCAAAAAATTAATAATTACTCGCACACGATCCAAATTTCAGATATTTTAACAAGCCAATACAGCGAGGTTATTGCAAATTAAAGTCAAGAGCCTAGATTTTTAGTTAAGCAACCCGGTTTCTCAGGTCTTGTTGATAATGCTGCAAGATGTGAAAAATATGAAATTTTACTTCCCTATCTTCCCCATCCGACTCTTTCTTTAAGTAAATTTTATATATGGGCAGCTTCGTCCCTTGCCTGGGAAGTACGCAAGGACAAGCTTGAGGAGGGTTATCATAGTTTTATTGCCAAAGCACCTCCCTAAAGGAGTATAATATTTGATTGAACATTAAGTTATTTTGACTTTATTTACCTGCACGTACTTAGGTATTTGCAGGTAAGGCCCAACTATCGCAGTTTCCTTCATTTGCCGTCGATGATGCGGAGAGGTTTACAAGGGGAAGCTCGGATAATTTTATCTAAATAGATTTTTCAACTCCAAAACAGTACCTCATAGTGACTAGCTGGTTACGCAAGCTCTCTTTAAGAACTGTCCTGATTGTGCCCTTCGTTTTGCAAACTGTAACGGCGGTGGGATTAGTGGGTTATCTTTCTTATAAAAATGGCCAACAGGCAGTGGAAGACTTGGCAAAGCAACTGATGGAGGAGGTGGGAGAACGAATTAGCGATCGCCTCGACAGTAATTTGGAGACGCCCCAACAAGTTGTAACAACCAACCATCTAGCATGGCAACAGGGAACGCTGGATATTGGAAACTTGGAGGAAGTGCGGCAACAGCTTTGGCAGCATATAAAACTAAATCAGTCTGTGACAGGGATCTTCTTTCTCAATCGAAAGGGAGAAACTGTTGGATACGGACGCATTCTCACTCAGGATATGCGCGAAGTTGTTCGCAAGGTATCTGGAAAAGATTTACCGATCGGTACGATCTTTTACAGTGAAGCAAAAAATCCCACTCCTACACAACGCAAATTCTATATAGTTGATTCTAAAGGGAAGCCGCAAAAACTTGTCTATGGGGTAAAAATGGATTTGCGTACCCTTCCCTGGTACGTGCAAGCAAAAAGCAACCGAAAACAAACTTGGACACCACTGGTAGTTTACCAAGCTGCACCTGCGGTAGGAATGTTTGCAGTGACGCCAGTTTACGATCGCGCCGGTCAATTGCAAGCAGTTTTTGCGGCTAATGTAGATCTTGCCGCTCTCAGTACATTTCTGCAAAAGCTGCACTTTTCGCGATCGGGCCAAGCTTTTATTATCGATAGTTCTGGTAATTTAGCAGCTACCTCCACATTAGAAAAGCGCGATCTCCAGCAAGGAAACAATCGGCCTACCCCATTATCGATCTTCAATAGTCGAGATGTCAGAAACAGGGAAATTGCCGAACACTTAAAGAAGCGTTTCGGAAATTTTCGCCACATCCAAAATGACGAACAATTGATAGTCAATAGCCAAGGCGAAAAATTATTTATTAGAGTTGTTCCCTATCGAGATAAATATGGTTTGAATTTGTCACTCGTCGTTGCCATCCCAGAATCGGATTTAATGACCCGGATTAATAAAAATACTCACCATACAATTTTACTTTGTCTTGTTACTTTATTAGTTAGCATCGGGATGGGAGCGCTCGCATCCCATTCAATAACGAAACCGATTTTGCACTTAAATACTGCGGCTAAAAACTTAAGTAAAGGTGAATTAGAGGGCAATATTCCGGTAATTGGTGCTAAAGAAGTCAGTGAATTAACGGAATCTTTTAACCAGATGGCGCAGGTTTTATTAGAGTACAATCGCAGTTTAGAAACGCAAGTACGAGAAAGAACCGAGGCATGGAAACGCAGCGAAGCACAAATGAACGCTTTCTTTGCATCTGCGCCAGTGGGAATGGGAATACTCAATAAAAAACTGCGTTTTGTTAAACTCAATCAAGTTTTATCAGGAATTGCCGGGTTGACGGTAGAAGAAAAAATCGGTAAAACCATTAGGGAAGTTGTTCCCCAAAAATTAGCGGATACAATTGAACCTTTATATCAACAAGTTCTAGCCACGGGAAAACCGATTATCAATCTAGAAATAAGGGGTGAAGTTCCCAGAAAGCAGGGAATTCAGGGTTACTGGATGGTTTCGTACTTTCCAATTTTTGATGTGAATAATTCTCCTGATGGAGTGGGAGTAGTCGTTGTAGATATCACCGAGCGCAAACATCTAGAAATTGCCCTCCAAGAAAAAACAGATGAACTAGAGCGGTTCTTTTCCGCTCCATTAGACTTGCTCTGCATTGCCGACACAGATGGTTATTTTCGCCGCCTAAATGTGGAATGGGAAAATATATTAGGCTACACCTTAGCCGATCTAGAAGGGCGTAGATTTTTAGATTTCGTTCATCCTGACGATCTCGAAAGTACGTTAGGCGCAATTGCCGAATTATCACAAAAGCAAGTAGTCTTGAATTTTACCAACCGCTATCGGCATCGCGATGGCTCGTACCATTGGATAGAATGGCGATCGTTGCCGATCGGCAAACTAATTTATGCCGCCGCCAGAGATATTACCGATCGCAAACTAGCTGAAATTGCCTTACGAGAATCAGAACACAAATTTTCTACTATTTTCCACAGCAGTCCCGATCTGTTATGGATTGCCACTTTATCGGAAGGACGCTGTTTGAACGTCAATGACAGCTTTGCCAAATTTGTGGAATATCCTTATGAAGAAATTATCGGCAAAACTTGCGTTGAGCTAAAACTATGGGATAAAATTGAAGACTTGCATCGCTTCCGCCAAGCGCTTACCAGCGAAGGTAAGTTAGAAAATTTTGAAGTCGTGCTTCGCACTCGATCGCGTCAAGCCAGAACAGTTTTAATGTCGGCTACAGTCAGCCACATAAATAAACAAGATTGCGTAATTGGTTTGCTCAAAGATATTACCGATCGCAAACAAATAGAACAAGCTCTAGCGAGAGAAATTCTTCGCAGCAAAACCCTCCTGGATAGTTCTGTTGATGGTATTGTCGTCCTCGATTCCCAAGGTAATGTCCTAGAAACTAATGCTAGTTTTGCCAGAATGTTGGGCTACACCATAGCAGAAACATTAACTTTAAATCTAGTCGATTGGGATGCTGATTGGAAGCGAGATGAAATCGAACGTAAAATTGCTGAAAATAATCTGTGCATTAACACATTTGAAACCAAGCATCGCCGTAAAGATGGTTCGATTTATGATGTAGAAATTAGTGCCAATAATGTAATTATTGATGGGAAAGAAGTCAACTTTTGTATTTGTCGGGATATTACCGAACGCAAAAACTTAGAACGCGCCCTAGAAGCATCGGAAGCGAAATTAAACGATATTTTAAATACTGCTCCGGCGGCGATTTCCAGGTTTCGCGTGTTTGCCAATAGAAACTGGGAAATCGATTATATCGCTAACGGTTGCGAGGCGCTTTCCGGCTACAGCGCTGCCGAAATCAAAGCAGATAAAACTATTTGGATTAGCAGGATACCCAGCGAAGATTGGCAGGCGATCGAAAGCGATTTATTTGCGAATATTTTTGAGCAACGCACCGCCCATCGCGAGTATCGGTTGCGCCACAAAGATGGCAGTATGCGGTGGATTGCTGAAACTACTAATTCTCGATGGGATCGAACTCAAAAGTGCTGGATGGTGACGGTAATTGCCATCGACATTACGGATCGCAAACAACTGGAGATAGCTTTACAAACTTCAGAAGCTAGGCTGAAATCGGTGTTGAATAATGCGCCTGCCTTTATATCGGGAGTTCGGTTGAGCGATAACGATCGCTGGGAATATGAATATTTTTCACCGGGTATTGAAGCAATTTGCGGTTACACAGGTGAAGAAATTGCCGCCGATTATTCGCTGCTACTATCGCTGATTTTACCTGAAGATATAGAAACTGTTATCAAGCCAGCATTCAAGCGATTTTTTACACCCAATTTTGCCACCACGATTGAATTCCGACTCCGACATAAAAACGGTAGCATTCGGTGGGTTGCTAACTCCTTAAGCACCTATTGCAATGAGACAAATCAATGCTGGTATGGAACTGGCATTATGATCGACATAACCGATCGCAAACTAGCCGAACAAGCTCTCCAGCAAATTGAGTTTCGCTTACAGCAGTTAGCCGCAGCTTCGCCAGGAGTAATCTACACCGTTGTCGAATATCCAGATGGCCCTGTCCAGTATGAGTACCTCAGTCCTGTATTTGAGGAAATACACGAGATTCCCGTCGCAGAAGTGTTAGAACACCCCGAACTTACATTTAACCAAATTCATCCAGACGATCGCACAGGCTATCAGCAAGCAGTTGCCAAAGCTGTGGAAACCATGCAAACGTTCAAACACGAATGGCGAATTATGACGCCTTCTGGAAAAATTAAGTGGATTCAGGCCAATTCTCGACCGCTACGGCGGGAGAATGGCGAGATTGTCTGGCATGGAATAGTTCTGGATGTAACCGATCGCAAACGCGCCGAAGCAATTATCCAAGAAAGAGAAGCTCGATTGAGGTTAGCAATGGAAGTATCGAATGCGATCGCCTGGGAACGAAATCTCCAGACTGACGAGCTATTATTCACCTCTACGATCAAAAAGGAAGTTCCTATGAGAATTTCCTATAATGAAGCCCTGGAAATGGTTCATCCCGACGATCGAGCAAAACTGCACCGAGCCAATCAAGAAGCGATTTCCCAAAGGGGAGGGTTTCAAATCGAACATCGGCTTACTGCTAGTGTAGAGAACCCTGAATGGCGATGGTTGCAGGTAAAGGCCAAAATTTTAACCGATCCCGCAGGCAATCCTACCACCTTAATCGGAATGTCGGTCGATATTACCGATCGCAAACAAACCGAACAAGCTTTGCGGGAAAGTGAAAGTGCCCTTATGGCAGCCCAAAAAATTGCCCATTTAGGCAATTGGTCTTTCGATATCATCACCCCAAAAATCACTTGGTCTGAAGAAACCTTCTACATCTTCGGACTCGATCCTCGCGAAGGCGAACCAACCTACGATCGGTTGTTACAGTTCACCCATCCCGAAGATCTAGAAATTTTACAGCGGAATATCGAACTTGCTGTGAGAGAGGGGAAAGCTTACGAGCATGAAATCCGCATTATTCGACCGGATGGTGCGATCCGGTACACATTCGGTAAAGGAGAACCTGTTTTTAATGAAGCAGGGCAGGTTATTAAATTATTTGGCATCGTGCAGGATATTACCGAGCGCAAACAGACAGAAGAAACCTTGAAAATCACGTTAACTCGCCTGCAAAACTTAGCAACAGCTGTCCCTGGCAATATTTATTCTTTGGTACGGCATTCCGATGCTTCTTTTAAATTTGAATATTGCAATCGGGGGATCGAAGAAATTACCGAGCTAACCCTAGAACAAGCTTTCCAAGATGCAAAAAATGTCATACTTTCTCTTATCCATCCAGAGGATTTACCAGCGTATTTGGAAGCAATCGATCGCAGTCTCCAAACTATGGATATTTTTAAACATCAATGGCGGATTATCACACCTTCGGGCCAACTGAAGTGGTTGCAAGGCAACTCCCAACCCGAACGCCGAAACAATGGAGATATCGTCTGGCATGGGATTGTTTTAGATATTACCGATCGCAAACTAGCAGAGGCAGAACTCTCTCAAGCAAAAGAAGCCGCAGAAGCAGCTAACCGCGCCAAAAGCACTTTCTTAGCAAATATGAGCCACGAATTGAGAACGCCCCTGAATGCCGTTCTTGGTTTTGCCCAATTAATCAGCCAAAGTCCGGGACTTTCTCCCCAAGATCGGGAAAATATCGCCATTATTAACCGCAGCGGAGAACACTTGCTCACCCTCATTAATGATGTGCTAGATATGGCCAAAATTGAAGCGGGTCGAATGACGCTAAACGAAACAAAATTTAACTTGTATCGATTTTTGGATGAGTTAGAAAGGATGTTTTATTTAAAAGCTAGAGATAAAAAATTGCAATTAAATTTTTATCGAGATGCCAGCATTCCTGAATTTGTGCGGACTGATGAAATAAAGCTGCGCCAAGTCTTGATTAATCTGATCGGTAACGCTATTAAGTTTACTGAAGCAGGGCACGTAACAGTGCGAGCGATCGAAAAGACAAAAGGCAGAAACCAGACCAGAGAAAACGAATTTATGGATCTGGATAATGGAGATACTTCCCGGCTGGCTTTTGAAATTGAAGATACAGGGGTAGGCATTCCGGAACATGAATTAGAAAGTATTTTTGAACCATTTTTGCAAACGAGGACGGGTAAACAATCTCAAGAAGGTACCGGTTTAGGCTTACCGATCAGCCGTAAATTCATTCAACTGATGGGCGGCAACATTACTGTCAGTAGCAAAGTCGGCTGTGGCAGCACTTTCTATTTTGATATTCAGTTTGGCTTAGCCGATCGGCTATCAGAATTAAATAAGCAATTACAACTAGAAGATAACGGCCAAATAACCACTAGAGAAAATTATTCTCTTACTCCTATTGAAGAAGCTGCGATAAAGCCCATAGATTTCGCCGTTTTACCTAAAAATTTAATTGAGCGTTTAGAGCAAGCCAGTATCCAGGCAAGCTGGTATGAAATAACTTCCACTATTGACGAAATCGCAGGTATTAATCCTCAGTTAGCCGAGCGGCTTAAATATTTAATCCAAATGTTTGATTACCAGAAAATTGTCACGGCAATTAAACTTTATAAATATACGGGAGAAGATAAATGATTCAGTCATTAGATAGTTACATTAACAATGGATTTACAGCTAATATTTTAGTGGTTGATGATGACATTAATAATTTGCGTTTGCTCACGGAGGTTTTGAGCAAACGCGGGTATGAAGTACGTCCTATCCGAGATGAGCGGATGGTTCCAGCAGCAATTCAGGCTAAGCAGCCGGACTTGATTTTGCTTGACATCATGATGCCGTATATCGATGGCTATGAAATCTGCTCCCATCTGAAAGCTAACGAAAAAACTCGCCATATTCCGGTGATTTTTTTAAGCGCTTTGCACGAAGCAATCGATAAAGTTAAAGCTTTTTCTATAGGTGGTGTTGACTATATTACCAAACCATTTCAAACGGAAGAAGTGATAGCGCGGATTGAAAATCAGTTACATATATGCAGGTTACAAAAACAAATAATAGAGCAAAATGAGCGATTAAAACAGGAAATTAAAGAACGCGAGTTAATGGCAGAAAAACTGCGTTCTTCTCAGGCAGAAATGCGCGGTTTTTTTGAGGCGATGGCAGACATCGTATTAATTGTCGATCCAGATGGCAAGACTATCAAAGTTGCTCCCACAAAGCCCGAAAAACTGTATCCTCCAGGCTCAGATATTATCGGTAAAACAGTAGAACTGTTGTATAAAGAATCGAGTGTAATGTTTCGCAGCCGCATCAGAGAATCACTACATTTGCAGCAAATAGTTAATTGCGAATATAGCTTGAGGGTGGGTCGGGAAGAAGTTTGGTTTTCTGCCAGCATTGCGCCCATTTCTGAAAATACTGCCGCTTGGGTGGCCCGCGATATTACCGATCGCAAAAAGGCAGAAGCAGCTCTTTCCACCAGTGAAGAACGCTTGCACCTAGCCTTAGAAGGCAGCAATTTAGGTTTGTGGGACTGGAACTTGAGGACTGGTGAAATCTACCGCGATCGCGCCTGGAACGAAATGCTAGGTTATCAAGATACCGAAATTGCAAATAATTTAAAAGGTTTTGAAAGCTTGCTGCATCCAGAAGACGTCGTTTTGATGCAAAAAGTCTTAGATGCCTATATCCAAGGCGAAAATAGCTGCTATAAAGTAGAATTTCGGATGCGATCGAAATCCGGCGAATGGAAATGGATTCTCTGCCGGGGCAAAATTTCTGAGCGCGACAGTTCCGGACAGCCAGTGCGAATCACGGGAACGCACAAAGATATCAGTCAGCAAAAAGCTTTAGAACAAGAACTTGCCTTACGAGAAGCGAGATTAAATGCCTTTTTCAAGTGCGCTCCAGTCGGTATGAATATCATAGACAGCGAACTGCGATACGTGCAAATCAACGAACACTTTGCACAAATTAATGGCATACCCGCAGGCGAGCATATTGGCAAAAACATCCGGGAGCTTTTACCGCAAATTGCCCCCACAGTCGAACCCCTTTATCAACAAGTATTAGCAACGGGAGAACCGATTCTCAATTTAGAAATCACCGGAGAAATCCCCAGCCAACCCGGTATAATGCGCCACTGGGTAGTTTCTTATTTTCCCATTGCCCTGAACGACAGCACCCCTTCTAATGTAGGATCGGTGATAGTTGAAATTACCGATCGCAAACGAGCTGAATTAGAGCTGCAACTGGCAAAAGAACGCCTAGAATTAGTGCTTCGCGCCTCCCAAGATGGCTTCTGGGATTGGGATTTAGTCACCGGAGAAATTTACTTTTCACCTCGGTTTAAAGAGATGTTGGGCTACAGTGATGACGAATTTCCCAATGACATATCGGCTTGGGCAAACGCAATCTTTGAAGCAGACCGCATCGCCGCTTTAAAACTCGTAGAAGATTACAACTGCGATCGCATTCCACAATTTTTAGCCACCCAGCGTTTTTACCATAAAAATGGCTCCACAGTTTATATCCTCTCTCGCGCTATTCATCTCAAAGATGCCAATGGAATTCCCATTCGCATGATTGGCGCTCATACAGATATTACCAACCTCAAACAAGCCGAAGAAGCTTTACAAAAAGCCGTCTTAGCCGCCGATGCTGCCAACCGCGCCAAGAGCGAATTTCTTGCTTCCATGAGCCACGAATTGAGAACCCCGCTCAATGCCATCTTAGGCTTTAGCCAAATCATGAGTAAAGACAATTCTATCTGCGGCGAAAATCAGAAAAATCTTGCCATTATCAATCGCGCTGGGGAACATCTACTGGCTCTAATTGATGACATCTTAGAAGTATCAAAAATTGAAGCCGGTCGCACCAATTTTAATGAAAGCAGCTTCGACCTCATACAAATGCTAAACAGCTTAGAACAAATGCTGCAATTAAAAGCAGCTTCTAAAGGATTGCAACTGATTTTTGAATGCAGCCCTAACATTCCTCAGTATGTCACAACTGACCAAGGTAAATTGCGCCAAGTATTACTCAACCTTTTGGGAAATGCCATTAAATTTACAGAAGTTGGCAGCGTGAAAATGCGGGTATATGTTAGTTCTATAGCCTCAGAAATAACGACAGAAAACGAGGCAAAAAAACTCAATCTTCATTTTGAAGTGATAGACACAGGCCCCGGTATTTTTCCTGAAGAGATTCACCTGCTATTTGAAGCATTTCAGCAAACAGAAACAGGTCGTAAATCTCAGCAAGGAACAGGTTTAGGCTTGCCAATCAGCCAGAAATACGTACAATTAATGGGAGGAAAAATTAGAGTAAACAGTAACCCAGGACAAGGAAGCGTATTTGCTTTTGACATTCAAATCGGTTTGGCCGTTCCAGAATTAGTTCAGACACTTAAGCAATATCGAAAAATTATTCATTTGGCTTCCGAACAACCCGAATATCGTATTTTAATAGTTGACGATGTTGCAGAAAGTCGCCTTTTACTCAATAAAATACTCGTATCCATTGGCTTTTCTGTCCGCGAATCTGAAAATGGTAAAGAGGCAGTACAATGCTACAAAGAATGGCAACCGCATTTAATTTTGATGGATATAAGAATGCCAGTAATGGATGGTTATGAAGCAACCAGACAAATTAGATCCGAAGAACAAAAAAGGTTGAATTTCGCGGAAATTTCGGGAGATTCTGTCCCCCCATTTCCCAGAACGATCGTCCTTGCTTTGACTGCTAGCGTTTTCGAGGAACAGCGAAAAAATATTTTAGCAGTAGGCTGCGATGATTTTATTCGCAAACCCTTTCAAACTGAAGATTTATTAGAAAAAATCGGTCAATATCTGGGAGTTGAATATGAATGGGAAAGCGAAAACAAAGAAGCTGAATGTAGCCAGAAAACTTCCGAAAAAGTCCCGGAGGCAGAACTGCAAAACCTGCTGTCTCAAATGCCCCAAGATTGGATAATCAGACTCCACGATGCTGCTTCTGAATGCAGCGACGATATGGTGTTGGAATTGCTCGAAGAAATTCCAGCAGAAAATATCGATTTGGAAAATGCCATTAGAGATTTAGCGGATAATTTCCTGTTTACTCAAATTATTCGCTTGGCTGAAGAATGTATGGAATAATTTGGAATGCGATCGCACAAGTACGTAGTTAGGCTTTAGCCCTCTTAGAAAACCTGGCATCAGAGGCGTCAAGCCCAACTACATACCTGGGCGATCGCCTAAATAATCCCAAATATCACTAATTTATGATTCCTTCTTTTCCCTCCATGTAAAAATAATCTGCTCATCCGCCTGCCTAAACTCAATATTAAACTTATCAAACACAATTTCCCTGCCCAAAAGTAATTGCTCTCCTCCAGTATGACTTTGTAACCATGCTACGGGAGCAATAAAACTGTGCCCTTCAATTGTCATTTGCACATCTCGCGTAACATATTCTACACTACCTGCTATTGTTTCTGCTAATAATTTTGATTCGGCATCAGCTAACCTTAATCCTAAATCTTCCCCTACCTTGAACGAAATCAAACTTACTTCAGCACCCGAATCTACTAACATTGTTGTTGTAATTTCTTGATTTCTATGCTTCAGTTTTACGTGATAATCTGGCAACCAATTATGACGAGTAACTGCTCGAAAGCGAATTGGTAATATTTGGATAGAAGCAACATAGGGAGGAACTAAGTAAATCGCAAATACTTCTCCAGAAGCTTCAGCTAATTCTAAAACTTCCTGCAAATTTTCGCTATGAGCAATCAAACGCTCGGCATTATAAGCAACATATTGATTTTTATACCGATCTAACAACATCCAGCGATTGCGGTTCAACCACTTCAGCATTTCGCGGCTTTCTTCGGGAGAAGGTGTTTTGCTCATAAATTTATAATTGAACAAGGGATAGGAACATCGTCGTTATTAATTAAGGAATTCAGGCTTGATATTTAGCTATTAATTCCCGAAGCTTTTTGGCTTCTCTTAACTTCGTTAATTAGCGGTTGTAGCAGCTAATAAATTCTCTAATCACCCAACCCCAAACTCGATATTGACCATTATAATAACCACCTATTTTAGCCCAAGGGCGGCCTTTATTATCATAAGATATCTCTTGGATATATACTTCTCGGCCATTTCTTAGAGTATTAATTATTCGACCGTTAGGGCGATCCCGAACATTAAGTGGAGTCCCTGTAGGATCTGTCACTTGACAGACGCTTTCTGCTTGAACAGCCCACTCTCCTATAGTAACAGGAACTAATAGAGCAATAGCTAATAAATAACATGGCAGTCTTTTCATCATTGTTTCTCCTTCTTTTTCCTCATGGTTAAAATTTTTCTTCCGAAAAGCATAACATCAGCCGTATTCTTTTATAAAGAATAGGAGCGATGCCAAAGGAATCGCCCCTAAACATATTTTGGGTAAACTTGAAAATTGGCGCTTAAATTACACTTAAGCGCCTTCACTGCGGCTCATTTTGGTAAGAGCGACCGCCCATGTAAAGAGCCGTTGCCAACGCGATTCCAGGTAAAGTGATTACAAATGCCCACGGCGTATTTAACCAACTCTTTGCCTGGTATTTTTGCTTATAAAACGAACAAGCTTCAGCAGAATTAACAGAACTCAACAAAATGCCGCTGGCGATCGCAGCACTGGATGCGATCGCGACCAAGGACAATTTTACTTTCATCATAGTTTTGGCCTCAACTCGTTTTAGCTTTAATTCTAATCGCTAAGTTGGTAAGTTGGGAATTGCCGAGCGGGAAACAAACGATTCGATAGATCGATCGGCTTCGCGAACAGCGAGCGAGCGAGCGTCCAAGCGGCGAGATGCCGATATCATGCAGATTTGGCAAAACCCTAAGAACTCTAACAGCCTATGCAATTTCTATAATCAGTTTTTTACCTAAAGCATTCGCATATCTTTCCAAAGTATAGATACCAACATCTTCTGCATGATTCTCTATTCTAGAAATAGTCGATTTATTCAAATTTAATTGCCGTGCTAATTCTTCATGCGTTATTCCCGCTTCTTTTCTCGCTTAATCTAGGAATTCTTCCACGGGACAGCGATCCGAATCTGTGCGGTAGAATACTATTTCTCTCATGGATTAAGTAGAACGGAACGCTATTTCACTATTTTAGTGCGTTTGGCTTTTCACCTTGACAACTTAATAAAAAAAAGACGATCGAGTTTAACCGATCGCCCTTACTCATATCTACTCGGAGTCACTTACAACAGGGAAACTTAAACCTTTGCTTCTTCCTTCACCAACTTATCCCAACCCAAATCTTTCAGGCTGTTGTTACGGCGCAGCGGACGAGTTACCAGTTCCAGGATGTCGCGTGCGTTGGTAAAGCCGTGAATTTGAGCAAAAGTAAACTCAACCGACCATTTGGTATTGATACCCCGCGCTTCCAACGGGTTAGCATGAGCCATA from Aerosakkonema funiforme FACHB-1375 encodes the following:
- a CDS encoding retropepsin-like domain-containing protein — its product is MSKTPSPEESREMLKWLNRNRWMLLDRYKNQYVAYNAERLIAHSENLQEVLELAEASGEVFAIYLVPPYVASIQILPIRFRAVTRHNWLPDYHVKLKHRNQEITTTMLVDSGAEVSLISFKVGEDLGLRLADAESKLLAETIAGSVEYVTRDVQMTIEGHSFIAPVAWLQSHTGGEQLLLGREIVFDKFNIEFRQADEQIIFTWREKKES
- a CDS encoding SH3 domain-containing protein, coding for MMKRLPCYLLAIALLVPVTIGEWAVQAESVCQVTDPTGTPLNVRDRPNGRIINTLRNGREVYIQEISYDNKGRPWAKIGGYYNGQYRVWGWVIREFISCYNR